From Mytilus edulis chromosome 9, xbMytEdul2.2, whole genome shotgun sequence, the proteins below share one genomic window:
- the LOC139489633 gene encoding dentin sialophosphoprotein-like — protein MSQYDTEKFCQPPDPDLICCICQCVLQSPVESPCRHVFCNVCITTWLNNHRNCPTCRRRVKKRQLKPVLPIVQNMINRLLMFCDFKDNGCAETVMLEIYVNHVEGCGYRKLKCRFNRCDKMILKKDKDQHENQVCEFREKLCIGRCGLMIPVCVYDTHDCYEELQKFNREKSELVDKLQEKVKELNALTQKLQKEVDRLKQQLARNRWNLPDAWGTSWDPSDSDYNDSMYNYLSGSSYSDDQDSHFSQPDLVLTATSHPTATNTTTTTTTSSSADNGGFREYVIYPSRRPTTPVIQAPWPRYETRSSRYVYDIRSPSPTRNHGNVTDANSGTDQALDLSHHTHQEHLPMGEGIFHRLSAGISDTAPSTNINLNNIMEYIPTPINNNQINTGSSTATDSNTSLNLNEGDHESQDESHNNDDLSHHSDHTVYSLSDSDSDHTPTRWWRSSRSSMSHHSDHQSDIQRSSRSRSHSFDSNRSGSHGSHRSRSLSYDSDESRFWSRYDSHNRSRSVLSERSGSYDFHRRSRSYNYSRSRSRSFDSYRSRSRSYDNLRRPHVRRRWASSRSSQSGVHYRTWSRRRSMSIDRLSRSRSMSIDILSRSRSRSIDRISRSRSRSRSRSRSIERLSRSRSRSLDHIRSISHSDESLSSSSTLRSYMSRSGSRSSRSCTPDSDRSETPVDETHDDGHISESSPTHENDHENLNQLNENETAGNSRHLNITTDIDSTETDSDAGYNFKRRRSKNSNYSDSGIGTESSNTDLSKNQNSDTRDSNLNNGASSDDRKRKTSVIDCDIDSKKMRNQDNNNGELSDSDTSWVPSANDRQTDDTISDEASSGSSYEVEVPKTVLELIDEVDSEGTDDTWSPN, from the exons ATGTCCCAGTATGATACAGAAAAGTTTTGTCAGCCACCTGACCCAGATTTAATATGTTGTATATGTCAGTGTGTCCTTCAGTCTCCTGTGGAGAGCCCCTGTCGTCATGTCTTCTGTAATGTATGTATAACAACGTGGCTGAACAATCATCGTAACTGTCCAACCTGTCGTAGGAGAGTCAAGAAAAGACAACTCAAACCAGTCCTTCCAATAGTACAAAACATGATAAATCGTTTGCTAATGTTCTGTGATTTTAAAGATAATGGTTGTGCAGAAACAGTAATGTTAGAAATTTATGTTAACCATGTTGAGGGTTGTGGATACAGGAAGCTAAAGTGTCGATTTAATCGCTGTGATAAAATGATACTTAAAAAAGACAAAGACCAACATGAGAACCAAGTCTGTGAATTCAGGGAGAAGTTATGTATTGGTCGTTGTGGACTAATGATTCCTGTTTGTGTGTATGACACACATGATTGCTATGAAGAATTACAAAAGTTCAATCGAg AGAAAAGTGAATTAGTAGACAAACTACAGGAAAAAGTTAAAGAACTAAATGCTTTGACACAAAAACTACAGAAAGAAGTTGATAGATTAAAGCAACAGTTAGCTCGTAACAGATGGAATCTTCCAGATGCTTGGGGAACCAGTTGGGATCCCTCTGATAGTGATTACAATGATTCTATGTATAATTACCTGTCAGGAAGTTCTTACAGTGACGATCAAGATAGTCATTTCTCCCAGCCTGATTTAGTACTGACAGCAACTAGTCATCCTACTGCTACAAATACTACTACCACTACAACAACATCATCAAGTGCAGACAATGGAGGATTTAGAGAATATGTTATTTATCCTAGTCGTAGACCGACAACACCTGTCATTCAAGCTCCATGGCCACGTTATGAAACAAGATCATCAAGATATGTGTATGATATACGCTCACCAAGTCCTACCCGTAATCATGGTAATGTTACAGATGCTAATTCAGGTACTGATCAAGCATTAGATTTGAGCCACCACACACACCAAGAACATTTACCAATGGGAGAGGGAATATTCCATCGTTTATCTGCTGGAATTTCAGACACTGCTCctagtacaaatataaatttaaacaatatcaTGGAATACATTCCAACTCCAATCAACAATAACCAAATTAACACAGGAAGTAGCACTGCTACGGATAGTAATACTAGCCTAAATCTTAATGAGGGCGATCATGAGAGCCAAGACGAAAGTCACAATAATGATGATTTAAGTCACCATAGTGATCACACTGTTTACAGTCTCTCTGACAGTGATTCAGATCATACACCAACTCGCTGGTGGAGATCAAGTCGATCAAGCATGTCACATCATTCTGATCATCAGTCAGATATACAGAGGTCTAGCAGGTCTCGTTCACATTCATTTGACTCAAATAGATCTGGATCACATGGTTCGCACAGAAGTAGATCATTGTCATATGACTCAGATGAAAGCCGTTTTTGGTCACGCTATGATTCACACAATAGATCACGATCTGTCCTGTCAGAAAGAAGTGGATCATATGACTTTCACAGAAGGTCAAGGTCTTACAATTATTCAAGAAGTAGGTCAAGATCATTTGATTCATATAGGAGTAGATCAAGATCATATGATAATTTACGTAGACCACATGTAAGAAGGAGGTGGGCATCTTCAAGATCTTCACAGTCAGGTGTACATTACAGAACTTGGTCAAGAAGAAGGTCAATGTCAATAGACAGACTATCAAGAAGTAGATCAATGTCAATAGACATACTATCAagaagtaggtcaaggtcaataGACAGAATATCAAGAAGTAGATCAAGATCAagaagtaggtcaaggtcaataGAGAGACTATCAAGAAGTAGGTCAAGGTCATTAGATCATATAAGGAGTATATCACATTCAGATGAATCCCTCTCAAGTAGTTCTACATTGCGTTCATATATGAGTAGATCCGGTTCAAGAAGCAGCAGATCCTGTACACCAGATTCTGACAGGAGTGAAACACCTGTAGATGAAACACATGATGATGGGCATATATCAGAATCCAGTCCAACGCATGAAAATGACCATGAAAATCTAAAccaattaaatgaaaatgaaacagcTGGAAATTCTAGACATTTAAATATTACAACAGATATTGATAGTACAGAAACAGATAGTGATGCAGGGTACAATTTCAAGAGAAGAAGGTCGAAAAACAGTAACTATAGTGATAGTGGAATAGGGACTGAATCATCTAATACAGATCTATCTAAAAACCAAAATTCTGATACTAGAGACAGTAATTTAAATAATGGTGCAAGTTCTGATGATAGGAAGCGTAAAACTAGTGTTATTGACTGTGATATTGATTCAAAGAAGATGCGTAACCAGGATAATAACAACGGAGAACTATCTGATTCAGATACATCATGGGTGCCTTCAGCtaatgacagacagacagatgacACTATATCAGATGAAGCCAGCAGTGGAAGCAGCTATGAAGTAGAAGTTCCTAAAACTGTATTAGAACTAATTGATGAAGTTGATTCTGAAGGAACAGACGACACTTGGTCTCCTAATTAG